The genomic DNA TTGTTTCGTCTTGTTCCTGTGGCGGCGAAAAACCACAAGGCTTCGTGGTTGTCTCAGATCCCAGAAGTCTGTTTGCTGCTGTCTCTGTGGTCAGTGATAAATGCTTAGTGGATCTACTCCTCTTCCCTGAAGTGTCGTTTCTTAACGATCAGCTACCACCAGAAACTCCACCTCCGAGAGCCTGAGAAAGAAGTTCTATTTTACTTTTTTCTCGCTGGGCATCGTCATGTAAATGCATTCTGACGTTGCGCGAACTGCTGGAGTTTAGAATATGTTTACGTCTCTACGCCCCCGTTCTGCGCGGGGCTTTACGCTCATTGAATTATTGGTTGTGATCGCAATTATTGCGATTCTGGTTGCTCTGCTTCTTCCCGCTGTCCAACAGGCACGCGAGGCTGCTCGCAGGGCTCAGTGCAAAAATAACATGAAGCAAATTGTGCTCGCGATGCACAATTATCAAAGCTCGTACTCTGTTTTCCCCGGATTGTCCTCTTCGAGTCAGTACGGTTTTTCTGTTCAAGCTCGCATTCTGCCGTTTATCGATCAGGGCAACCTGCAAAACCTGATTGACTTCGACGTCCCACTCATGCTTGGTTCAGGTGGGAGTCAATCATTGAACCCGGTTCATGCTCAGGTTGCAGCACAGGTCTTGCCGCTGTTTCTTTGTCCGAGTGAACCGGAGCCACCGATTTTTCAGAACGCCAACACCGGAGTGAATGAATTCGCCGGAACGAACTATGTCGTCTGTACCGGAAGTGGAACCGACTCAAACTATGACACCCGTGCTCGAACCGATGGGATGTTCTTCTGGGGATCATCGAGTCGGTTTCGAGACATGACTGATGGATCTTCCAATACACTTGTGCTTGCTGAATCGCTGATGGGCAACAAGCAGGATGGGACTCCTCTGGCAGACATTAACGTCGATCGGCAAATGGCTCGCTATGGAGGCGGCGGACTGGGAGGACCTGGAGAAGGTTTCACCGGCCCGCCGGGCCATAATCCAGATGTTCGTGCCGCTGCAGCGGCAGCATCAACGACTGACGGACGTGG from Thalassoglobus polymorphus includes the following:
- a CDS encoding DUF1559 domain-containing protein, encoding MFTSLRPRSARGFTLIELLVVIAIIAILVALLLPAVQQAREAARRAQCKNNMKQIVLAMHNYQSSYSVFPGLSSSSQYGFSVQARILPFIDQGNLQNLIDFDVPLMLGSGGSQSLNPVHAQVAAQVLPLFLCPSEPEPPIFQNANTGVNEFAGTNYVVCTGSGTDSNYDTRARTDGMFFWGSSSRFRDMTDGSSNTLVLAESLMGNKQDGTPLADINVDRQMARYGGGGLGGPGEGFTGPPGHNPDVRAAAAAASTTDGRGRSSWIWGREHLTTFNTYMTPNFDSPDIHRNGFGWFAARSMHVGGTHCGLGDGSVRFVSDSIDGGIWRALGTKNGGEVIGEF